One stretch of Actinacidiphila sp. DG2A-62 DNA includes these proteins:
- a CDS encoding cell division protein FtsL — protein MTPRQNAGGGGGREGRAGDDRRAVGGRRAVGGSPREAGAGGAGTARRPEGVRLRVRVPGARLPGRGSATAARTPFVVLVVTLLAGGLISLLLLNSAVNQDSFELNKLQKETTGYTDEQQQLQQEVDGYSAPGSLADRARRLGMVPGGDPAFLKPSGGVQGSPSPATRPPAPPSPSATAPSSSPSPSDTPSPGAVTSTPTSSASPR, from the coding sequence ATGACGCCGAGGCAGAACGCCGGTGGCGGCGGGGGCCGCGAGGGCCGTGCCGGTGACGACCGCCGGGCCGTGGGCGGTCGCCGAGCCGTGGGCGGTAGCCCGCGGGAGGCGGGCGCGGGCGGCGCGGGCACGGCGCGCCGGCCGGAGGGGGTACGGCTGCGGGTGCGCGTGCCCGGGGCCCGGCTGCCCGGCCGGGGGAGCGCAACCGCGGCGCGCACGCCGTTCGTCGTACTCGTCGTGACCCTGCTCGCCGGTGGCCTGATCTCGCTGCTGCTGCTGAACTCGGCGGTCAACCAGGACTCCTTCGAGCTGAACAAGCTGCAGAAGGAGACCACGGGATACACCGACGAGCAGCAGCAGTTGCAGCAGGAGGTCGACGGATACTCCGCGCCGGGATCGCTGGCGGACCGGGCGCGGCGGCTGGGGATGGTGCCGGGCGGCGATCCGGCGTTCCTCAAGCCCAGCGGCGGCGTCCAGGGCAGCCCGTCCCCGGCGACCCGGCCTCCGGCGCCCCCCTCGCCGTCCGCGACGGCGCCTTCGTCCTCCCCGTCGCCCTCGGACACCCCGTCCCCCGGTGCCGTGACCAGCACTCCGACGTCGTCGGCTTCCCCGAGGTGA
- a CDS encoding UDP-N-acetylmuramoyl-tripeptide--D-alanyl-D-alanine ligase: MIPLTLAEVATAVGGSMHDIPDSGVRVSGPVVRDSREVVPGALFVAFAGERVDGHAFAAQAVADGAVAVLAARPVGAPAIVVDDVQAALGALARHVLERLDATVIALTGSAGKTSTKDLIAQLLQRRAPTVWTPGSLNNEIGLPLTVLSADASTRHLVLEMGARGIGHIRYLTGLTPPRIGLVLNVGSAHIGEFGGREQIAQAKGEMVEALPAEAEGGIAILNADDPLVRAMASRTKARVVLFGEGEDAAIRAEQVRLNDRGQPVFLLRTPSGCAEVTLRLYGEHHVSNALAAAAVASELGMPASEIATALCEADSLSHWRMEVTELPDGVTVINDAYNANPESMRAALRALVAMGRSAQARGGRTWAVLGTMAELGERSLAEHDAVGRLVVRLNVSKLVAVGGTEAAWLQMGAYNEGSWGEESVHVSDAEAAVELLRSQVRPGDVVLVKASRSVGLEAVAMALTEGAAGAGGSEVAAR, from the coding sequence GTGATCCCCCTTACCCTCGCCGAGGTCGCAACTGCGGTCGGCGGGAGCATGCACGACATACCGGACAGTGGTGTGCGGGTCTCCGGACCCGTGGTCAGGGACTCCCGCGAGGTCGTCCCCGGCGCGCTCTTCGTGGCCTTCGCCGGCGAGCGGGTGGACGGCCACGCGTTCGCCGCGCAGGCGGTCGCCGACGGCGCGGTCGCGGTGCTCGCGGCCCGCCCGGTCGGCGCGCCCGCGATCGTGGTCGACGACGTGCAGGCCGCGCTCGGCGCGCTCGCCCGGCACGTGCTGGAGCGGCTGGACGCCACCGTGATCGCGCTGACCGGCTCGGCCGGCAAGACCAGCACCAAGGACCTGATCGCCCAGCTGCTGCAGAGACGGGCGCCCACCGTGTGGACGCCCGGCTCGCTGAACAACGAGATCGGACTGCCGCTGACCGTGCTCAGCGCCGACGCCTCGACCCGGCACCTGGTGCTGGAGATGGGCGCCCGCGGCATCGGCCACATCCGCTACCTGACCGGCCTGACCCCGCCGCGGATCGGCCTGGTGCTCAACGTCGGCAGCGCGCACATCGGCGAGTTCGGCGGCCGTGAGCAGATCGCCCAGGCCAAGGGCGAGATGGTGGAGGCGCTGCCGGCCGAGGCCGAGGGCGGCATCGCGATCCTCAACGCCGACGACCCGCTGGTACGGGCGATGGCCTCGCGCACCAAGGCCCGGGTGGTGCTGTTCGGGGAGGGCGAGGACGCGGCGATCCGGGCCGAGCAGGTCCGGCTCAACGACCGCGGTCAGCCCGTGTTCCTGCTGCGAACACCCTCCGGGTGCGCCGAGGTGACCTTGCGCCTGTACGGTGAGCACCACGTGTCGAACGCGCTCGCCGCGGCCGCCGTCGCCAGTGAACTCGGCATGCCCGCTTCGGAGATCGCCACCGCGCTCTGCGAGGCGGACTCGCTCTCGCACTGGCGGATGGAGGTCACCGAGCTGCCCGACGGCGTCACGGTCATCAACGACGCCTACAACGCGAACCCCGAGTCCATGAGGGCGGCCCTGCGCGCACTTGTCGCGATGGGCAGGTCCGCACAGGCCAGGGGGGGCCGGACGTGGGCGGTGCTGGGCACGATGGCCGAACTCGGCGAGCGGTCGCTGGCCGAGCACGACGCGGTGGGGCGGCTGGTCGTCCGACTCAACGTCAGCAAGCTCGTGGCCGTGGGCGGTACCGAAGCCGCCTGGCTGCAAATGGGCGCCTATAACGAGGGTTCGTGGGGTGAGGAGTCGGTGCACGTGTCCGACGCGGAAGCGGCGGTCGAGCTGTTGCGCAGTCAAGTGCGGCCCGGTGACGTCGTGCTGGTGAAGGCATCGAGGTCGGTGGGGCTCGAAGCCGTCGCCATGGCGCTGACCGAGGGCGCCGCGGGCGCCGGGGGCAGCGAGGTCGCCGCCCGATGA
- a CDS encoding peptidoglycan D,D-transpeptidase FtsI family protein, protein MTTRDPRRAGHVPPRARRPEPAARGVPRGAARAQGGTGGRPPYPRPPGRPTARTVRLGRPRPRLRLVGLVLTLVLAVFVVRLLQVQAVDASAYAAKAAVNRWVTHEVVADRGTITDRDGADLASTVNAFDITADPYLFTPAQTKVRDAPQQAAELLAPIVGGDATKIAAQLAKPGSRYQVIATQQPPQVWNQIKDLKAAFADKAVKGQGADVLAGIFDEPHSKRVYPNGDLAAGVLGFVDAEGQGAGGLEAMLDKKLSGTNGKIRYAQSNGRQVPTAGSQEQPAVPGDDVRLTLDRDIQWAAQSAISAQVAKSRADRGYVVVMDNRTGQVLAMADAPGYDPGDLAHADPAALGNAAMQDAYEPGSVSKLMSMAAILDTGTATPLTHVTVPGTLPRADRIFHDDVDHGTWYLTLNGVLAKSSNIGTILASQQLGRTQAQANQVLYSYLKKFGIGEPSGIGFPGETPGILAKPQDWNASQQFTIPFGQGLSLNALQATSVYATIANGGVRVEPSLIQGVTGPDGRFVPADPPKKTRVVSAATAKTLSEMLESVVGSEQGTGMNARIDGYRVAGKTGTANRVDPTTGRYKGYTSSFMGFAPADAPRVTVSCVIQNPTKGSYFGGDICGPVFKQVTEFALKTLGVPPTGAPAPRLPVTFDPSQPAVPAGGRGQ, encoded by the coding sequence ATGACCACGCGTGACCCCAGGCGGGCAGGACACGTGCCGCCGCGGGCGCGGCGGCCGGAACCCGCGGCGCGCGGCGTACCGCGCGGCGCCGCGCGGGCCCAGGGCGGAACCGGCGGGAGGCCGCCGTATCCGCGGCCGCCTGGACGTCCGACCGCGCGGACCGTACGGCTGGGGCGGCCCCGGCCGCGGCTGCGCCTGGTCGGACTGGTGCTCACCCTCGTGCTGGCCGTCTTCGTGGTCCGCCTGCTCCAGGTGCAGGCGGTCGACGCGTCCGCGTACGCCGCGAAGGCCGCGGTGAACCGCTGGGTGACCCACGAGGTCGTCGCCGACCGCGGCACGATCACCGACCGCGACGGCGCGGACCTCGCGTCCACCGTGAACGCGTTCGACATCACCGCGGACCCGTACCTCTTCACGCCCGCGCAGACGAAGGTCAGGGACGCCCCGCAGCAGGCCGCCGAACTGCTCGCGCCGATCGTCGGCGGCGACGCGACGAAGATCGCCGCGCAACTGGCCAAGCCCGGCTCGCGCTACCAGGTCATCGCCACCCAGCAGCCGCCACAGGTGTGGAACCAGATCAAGGACCTGAAGGCCGCGTTCGCCGACAAGGCCGTCAAGGGCCAGGGCGCCGACGTGCTGGCCGGCATCTTCGACGAGCCGCACTCCAAGCGGGTCTATCCCAACGGCGACCTCGCGGCCGGCGTGCTGGGCTTCGTCGACGCCGAGGGCCAGGGCGCCGGCGGCCTGGAGGCGATGCTCGACAAGAAGCTGTCCGGCACCAACGGCAAGATCCGTTACGCCCAGTCCAACGGCCGCCAGGTGCCGACCGCCGGCAGCCAGGAGCAGCCCGCGGTGCCCGGCGACGACGTCCGGCTCACCCTCGACCGGGACATCCAGTGGGCCGCGCAGAGCGCGATCAGCGCCCAGGTCGCCAAGTCCCGCGCCGACCGCGGCTACGTGGTGGTGATGGACAACAGGACCGGCCAGGTGCTGGCGATGGCCGACGCGCCCGGCTACGACCCCGGCGACCTCGCGCACGCCGACCCCGCCGCGCTCGGCAACGCGGCGATGCAGGACGCGTACGAGCCCGGCAGCGTCAGCAAGCTGATGTCCATGGCGGCGATCCTCGACACCGGCACCGCCACCCCGCTGACCCACGTCACCGTGCCCGGCACCCTGCCGCGCGCCGACCGGATCTTCCACGACGACGTCGACCACGGCACCTGGTATCTCACGCTCAACGGCGTGCTCGCCAAGTCCAGCAACATCGGCACCATCCTGGCCAGCCAGCAGCTCGGCAGGACCCAGGCGCAGGCCAACCAGGTGCTCTACTCGTACCTGAAGAAGTTCGGCATCGGCGAGCCGTCCGGCATCGGCTTCCCCGGCGAGACGCCCGGCATCCTGGCCAAGCCGCAGGACTGGAACGCCTCGCAGCAGTTCACCATCCCCTTCGGCCAGGGCCTGTCGCTGAACGCGCTGCAGGCCACCTCGGTGTACGCGACCATCGCCAACGGCGGGGTGCGGGTCGAGCCCTCGCTGATCCAGGGCGTCACCGGGCCGGACGGCCGCTTCGTGCCGGCCGACCCGCCGAAGAAGACCCGGGTGGTCAGCGCCGCCACCGCCAAGACCCTCTCCGAGATGCTGGAGTCGGTGGTCGGCAGCGAACAGGGCACCGGCATGAACGCGCGGATCGACGGCTACCGGGTCGCGGGCAAGACCGGTACGGCCAACCGGGTGGACCCGACGACCGGCCGCTACAAGGGCTACACCTCCTCCTTCATGGGATTCGCGCCCGCCGACGCGCCCCGGGTGACTGTCTCCTGCGTCATCCAGAACCCGACCAAGGGCAGCTACTTCGGCGGCGACATCTGCGGCCCGGTCTTCAAACAGGTGACCGAGTTCGCCCTCAAGACCCTGGGCGTGCCGCCCACCGGCGCGCCCGCGCCCCGGCTCCCCGTCACCTTCGACCCGTCGCAGCCGGCCGTGCCGGCCGGCGGCAGGGGCCAGTGA
- a CDS encoding DUF58 domain-containing protein: MASPPPAAGPAAGGPGPGAQQRGPGPVGGPAQQQGDQRPAGGVRTALGGLTTRGRSFVAAGVAAAVCSYVLGQDDLLRVGLLLAVLPLVCVAVLYRTRYRVAGSRRLAPSRVPAMSEARVHLRIDNVSRIPTGLLMLQDRVPYVLGPRPRFVLDRVEPGGHREVSYRVRSDLRGRYPLGPLQLRLTDPFGMVELTRSFSAYDTLTVVPKVEPLPAVRLAGESSGYGESRTRALALAGDDDVIPRGYRHGDDLRRVHWRSTAKYGELMVRREEQPNRARCTVLLDTRKDAYFGTGPDSAFEWAVCGAASVATHMLERGFGVRLLTDTGASVPGPAEGGGFTGDSSDMAGVLLDTLAVVDHSDGENLSAAYEVLRTGTEGLLVAFVGDVYEEQAAVLGRMRQRAGGAVAFVLDSDDWLVREAAGRQDLQSAPDAGVAAPGAGSGAGPGGSGVDEDTTERAVRMLRESGWTVVEVRPGDKLPELWQQADRYRSREENEARQRGAGVDR; the protein is encoded by the coding sequence ATGGCCTCGCCGCCCCCGGCCGCCGGGCCCGCGGCGGGCGGCCCGGGGCCGGGAGCGCAGCAGCGCGGGCCCGGCCCGGTCGGCGGCCCCGCGCAGCAGCAGGGCGACCAGCGCCCGGCCGGCGGGGTCCGCACCGCGCTGGGCGGACTGACCACCCGCGGCCGTTCCTTCGTGGCGGCCGGCGTCGCCGCCGCGGTGTGCAGCTACGTGCTCGGCCAGGACGACCTGCTGCGGGTCGGCTTGCTGCTCGCGGTGCTGCCCCTGGTGTGCGTGGCGGTGCTCTACCGCACCCGCTACCGGGTGGCCGGCAGCCGCCGGCTCGCGCCCTCGCGGGTGCCGGCGATGTCCGAGGCCCGGGTGCACCTGCGGATCGACAACGTCTCGCGCATCCCCACCGGACTGCTGATGCTCCAGGACCGGGTGCCGTACGTCCTGGGGCCGCGGCCGCGGTTCGTGCTGGACCGGGTGGAGCCGGGCGGCCACCGCGAGGTGTCCTACCGGGTCCGCTCGGACCTGCGCGGCCGCTACCCGCTGGGCCCCCTGCAGTTGCGGCTGACCGACCCGTTCGGGATGGTCGAGCTGACCCGCTCGTTCAGCGCCTACGACACCCTGACCGTGGTGCCGAAGGTGGAGCCGCTGCCCGCGGTCCGGCTGGCCGGCGAGTCCTCCGGCTACGGCGAGAGCCGCACCCGGGCGCTGGCGCTGGCCGGCGACGACGACGTGATCCCGCGCGGCTACCGGCACGGCGACGACCTGCGCCGGGTGCACTGGCGGTCCACCGCGAAGTACGGCGAGCTGATGGTGCGCCGCGAGGAGCAGCCCAACCGGGCGCGCTGCACGGTCCTGCTGGACACCCGCAAGGACGCCTACTTCGGCACCGGCCCCGACTCGGCCTTCGAGTGGGCGGTCTGCGGCGCCGCCTCGGTCGCCACCCACATGCTCGAACGCGGCTTCGGCGTCCGGCTGTTGACCGACACCGGCGCCAGCGTGCCCGGCCCGGCGGAGGGCGGCGGCTTCACCGGCGACTCCTCGGACATGGCCGGGGTGCTGCTCGACACGCTCGCGGTGGTCGACCACTCCGACGGCGAGAACCTGTCCGCGGCCTACGAGGTGCTGCGCACCGGCACCGAGGGCCTGCTCGTCGCCTTCGTCGGCGACGTCTACGAGGAACAGGCCGCGGTGCTCGGCCGGATGCGGCAGCGCGCGGGCGGCGCGGTGGCGTTCGTCCTGGACAGCGACGACTGGCTGGTCCGCGAGGCGGCCGGCCGGCAGGACCTCCAGTCCGCGCCGGACGCCGGGGTCGCGGCGCCGGGCGCGGGGTCCGGCGCGGGACCGGGCGGCTCCGGCGTGGACGAGGACACCACCGAACGGGCGGTGCGGATGCTGCGCGAGTCGGGCTGGACCGTGGTGGAGGTGCGACCGGGCGACAAACTGCCGGAACTGTGGCAGCAGGCCGACCGTTACCGCTCTCGGGAGGAGAACGAGGCGCGGCAGCGCGGAGCGGGGGTGGACCGATGA
- the rsmH gene encoding 16S rRNA (cytosine(1402)-N(4))-methyltransferase RsmH: protein MSDPSPTPAAHERHVPVMLRRCLDLLAPALAAPGAVVVDATLGLGGHSEALLAAFPAARLIALDRDPQALKLSAERLAPFGDRATLVHAVYDELPEVLGRLGVPRVQGVLFDLGVSSMQLDEADRGFAYAQDAPLDMRMDQSTGISAAEVLNTYPPGELVRVLRSYGEEKFARKIVDAVVREREREPFTSSARLVDLIRNALPQAAKRTGGNPAKRTFQALRIEVNGELAVLERAVPAAVAALAVGGRIAVLSYHSLEDRLVKQVFAAGAANTAPPGLPVVPERYQPRLKLLTRGAELPTEDEIAENRRAAPARLRGAERIREDAR from the coding sequence ATGAGCGATCCGTCCCCGACCCCGGCCGCGCACGAGCGGCACGTCCCGGTGATGCTGCGGCGCTGCCTCGACCTGCTGGCGCCGGCCCTCGCCGCGCCGGGCGCCGTGGTGGTGGACGCGACGCTGGGACTCGGCGGGCACAGCGAGGCGCTGCTCGCGGCCTTCCCGGCCGCCCGGCTGATCGCCCTGGACCGCGACCCGCAGGCGCTGAAGCTGTCCGCCGAGCGGCTGGCGCCCTTCGGCGACCGCGCCACCCTGGTGCACGCGGTCTACGACGAACTGCCCGAGGTGCTCGGCCGGCTCGGCGTCCCCCGCGTCCAGGGCGTCCTGTTCGACCTCGGCGTGTCCTCCATGCAGCTCGACGAGGCCGACCGCGGCTTCGCCTACGCCCAGGACGCCCCGCTGGACATGCGGATGGACCAGTCGACGGGGATCAGCGCGGCGGAGGTCCTCAACACCTATCCGCCCGGCGAGCTGGTACGGGTGCTGCGCAGCTACGGCGAGGAGAAGTTCGCCCGCAAGATCGTGGACGCGGTGGTGCGCGAACGCGAACGCGAGCCGTTCACCAGCAGCGCCCGGCTGGTCGACCTGATCAGGAACGCGCTGCCGCAGGCCGCCAAGCGCACCGGCGGCAACCCGGCCAAGCGCACCTTCCAGGCGCTGCGCATCGAGGTCAACGGCGAGCTGGCCGTCCTGGAGCGGGCGGTCCCCGCGGCCGTCGCGGCCCTGGCGGTCGGCGGCCGGATCGCCGTGCTCTCCTACCACTCGCTGGAGGACCGGCTGGTCAAGCAGGTCTTCGCGGCCGGCGCGGCGAACACCGCGCCGCCCGGCCTGCCGGTGGTGCCCGAGCGCTACCAGCCCCGGCTGAAGCTGCTCACCCGCGGCGCGGAGCTGCCCACCGAGGACGAGATCGCCGAGAACCGCCGCGCCGCACCCGCCAGGCTGCGCGGCGCCGAGCGGATCAGGGAGGACGCGCGATGA
- a CDS encoding AAA family ATPase, translated as MTTFDARASLSDLTTTADRVRRSVENVIEGKPEVVRIALTVLLAEGHLLIEDVPGVGKTMLSKALARSIDCSVRRIQFTPDLLPSDITGVSVFDQQQRDFEFKPGAIFAQIVVGDEINRASPKTQSALLESMEERQVTIDGTTYELPSPFMVIATQNPVEMEGTYPLPEAQRDRFTARVSIGYPSPDAELKMLDVHGGISPLDDLQPVAHAHEITKLIEAVRQVHVADPVRRYAVTLVGATRNHPDLRLGASPRATLHLVRAARASAALDGREYVLPDDVQSLAVSVLAHRLLPTAQAQLNRRTPEQVVAEIVQRVPVPDAAAGAWPPPPAWPQGAPDGL; from the coding sequence GTGACGACCTTCGACGCACGAGCAAGCCTGAGTGATCTGACCACGACCGCGGATCGCGTGCGCCGCAGCGTGGAGAACGTGATCGAGGGCAAGCCCGAGGTCGTACGCATTGCACTGACCGTCCTGCTGGCCGAGGGCCACCTGCTGATCGAGGACGTGCCGGGCGTCGGGAAGACGATGCTCTCCAAGGCGCTGGCACGTTCCATCGACTGCTCGGTCCGGCGTATCCAGTTCACGCCGGACCTGCTGCCCTCGGACATCACCGGGGTCAGCGTCTTCGACCAGCAGCAGCGGGACTTCGAGTTCAAGCCGGGCGCGATCTTCGCGCAGATCGTGGTGGGCGACGAGATCAACCGCGCCTCGCCCAAGACGCAGTCCGCGCTCCTGGAGTCCATGGAGGAGCGGCAGGTCACCATCGACGGCACCACGTACGAACTGCCCAGCCCCTTCATGGTGATCGCCACCCAGAACCCGGTGGAGATGGAGGGCACCTACCCGCTGCCGGAGGCGCAGCGGGACCGCTTCACCGCCCGGGTGTCCATCGGCTACCCCAGCCCGGACGCCGAGTTGAAGATGCTCGACGTGCACGGCGGGATCTCGCCGCTGGACGACCTCCAGCCGGTGGCGCACGCGCACGAGATCACCAAGCTCATCGAGGCGGTGCGCCAGGTGCACGTCGCCGACCCGGTGCGGCGCTACGCGGTGACGCTGGTCGGGGCCACCCGCAACCACCCGGACCTGCGGCTCGGCGCGTCACCGCGGGCCACCCTGCACCTGGTCAGGGCGGCCCGCGCGTCCGCGGCGCTGGACGGCCGGGAGTACGTGCTGCCGGACGACGTGCAGTCGCTCGCGGTGTCGGTGCTGGCGCACCGGCTGCTGCCCACCGCGCAGGCGCAGTTGAACCGGCGCACGCCCGAGCAGGTGGTGGCCGAGATCGTGCAGCGGGTGCCGGTGCCCGATGCCGCCGCCGGCGCCTGGCCGCCTCCGCCGGCCTGGCCGCAGGGCGCCCCGGACGGTCTGTGA
- a CDS encoding beta-class carbonic anhydrase has product MSIAANGSAGQSEPAQQQGGSTRSGAATATATVTDRLVEANKRYAAEFTDPGMGAAPVLKVAVVACMDARIDLHRALGLQLGDCHTIRNAGGVVTDDTIRSLAISQRALGTRSVVLIHHTQCGMQTITEDFRTELEAEVGQRPTWAVEAFTDADQDVRQSMARVRTSPFLPARDDVRGFVFDVHTGLLREITDL; this is encoded by the coding sequence ATGTCGATAGCCGCCAACGGTTCCGCCGGACAGTCCGAGCCCGCCCAGCAGCAGGGGGGTTCGACGCGGTCCGGGGCCGCCACCGCCACCGCCACCGTCACCGACCGCCTCGTGGAGGCGAACAAGCGCTACGCCGCCGAGTTCACCGACCCGGGCATGGGCGCCGCGCCGGTGCTCAAGGTCGCCGTCGTCGCCTGCATGGACGCCCGGATCGACCTGCACCGGGCGCTCGGCCTGCAACTGGGCGACTGCCACACCATCCGCAACGCCGGCGGCGTGGTCACCGACGACACCATCCGCTCGCTGGCCATCAGCCAGCGCGCGCTGGGCACCCGGTCCGTCGTGCTGATCCACCACACCCAGTGCGGCATGCAGACCATCACCGAGGACTTCCGCACCGAACTGGAGGCCGAGGTGGGCCAGCGGCCGACCTGGGCGGTCGAGGCGTTCACCGACGCCGACCAGGACGTGCGCCAGTCGATGGCCCGGGTCCGCACCTCGCCGTTCCTGCCGGCCAGGGACGACGTGCGAGGCTTCGTCTTCGACGTGCACACCGGCCTGCTGCGGGAAATCACGGATCTGTAA
- the mraZ gene encoding division/cell wall cluster transcriptional repressor MraZ produces MFQGFLGTYTPRLDDKNRLVLPARFREQLAEGLVMTRGQERCLCVWPVEGFRQATRRLAEAPMTSRAVRDYQRVLFAGAHDEVPDKQGRVTVPQPLREYAGLVRDCAVIGADTRVEIWAADAWASYLSAQEDTFSALSQEVPPGLL; encoded by the coding sequence GTGTTCCAGGGCTTTCTCGGGACCTACACCCCTCGCCTGGACGACAAGAACCGCCTGGTGCTGCCGGCCCGGTTCCGGGAGCAGCTGGCCGAGGGCCTGGTGATGACCCGCGGCCAGGAGCGCTGCCTGTGCGTGTGGCCGGTGGAGGGCTTCCGCCAGGCCACCCGGCGGCTCGCCGAGGCCCCGATGACCTCCCGCGCGGTCCGCGACTACCAGCGGGTGCTGTTCGCCGGCGCCCACGACGAGGTCCCGGACAAGCAGGGCCGGGTCACCGTCCCGCAGCCGCTGCGGGAGTACGCGGGCCTGGTCCGCGACTGCGCGGTGATCGGCGCCGACACCCGCGTGGAGATCTGGGCGGCCGACGCCTGGGCGAGCTACCTGTCCGCGCAGGAAGACACCTTTTCGGCCCTGTCACAGGAGGTTCCGCCCGGATTACTGTGA
- a CDS encoding UDP-N-acetylmuramoyl-L-alanyl-D-glutamate--2,6-diaminopimelate ligase yields MPTADHSTLEPTPGGPPPGQPGAPRPAHPRPTPLADLAARLGVAAPDPGGDAQVTGITHDSRAVRPGDLYAALPGARFHGADFAADAAAAGAVALLTDADGARRAVGAGLPVLTVADPRAVTGGLAAAVYGEPGEGLLRIGITGTSGKTTTSYLIEGGLRAARNGATGLIGTVETRIGDERIKSERTTPEATDLQALFAVMRERGVESVVMEVSSHALVLGRVDGAVFDVAVFTNLSPEHMEFHSGMEDYFQAKAQLFTPRRSRLGVVNLDDAYGRRLVAEAGVPLVTFSAEGRLDADWRAEDVEAGPLDSRFTVLGPKGERVRAVAPLPGPFNVANTLAAIAALAAAGLDPQAAADGIAEVPGVPGRLERVDAGQPYLAVVDYAHKTDAVESVLRALRTTTRGRVHAVLGCGGDRDRTKRGPMGAALARLADTAVLTSDNPRSEDPLAILAAMLQGAVEVPPAERGHVVVEPDRAAAVAAAVARARPGDVVLVAGKGHEQGQDIAGVVRPFDDREVLRAAIEKDQNQP; encoded by the coding sequence GTGCCCACAGCTGATCACTCCACCCTCGAACCCACCCCCGGCGGGCCGCCGCCGGGACAGCCGGGCGCGCCGCGCCCGGCGCACCCCCGCCCGACGCCGCTGGCCGACCTCGCCGCGCGGCTCGGCGTGGCGGCGCCGGACCCCGGCGGCGACGCGCAGGTCACCGGCATCACCCACGACTCGCGCGCGGTGCGGCCCGGCGACCTGTACGCGGCGCTGCCCGGGGCCCGCTTCCACGGCGCGGACTTCGCCGCCGACGCCGCGGCGGCCGGCGCGGTCGCGCTGCTCACCGACGCCGACGGCGCCCGCCGGGCGGTCGGCGCCGGTCTGCCCGTGCTCACCGTCGCCGACCCCCGGGCGGTGACGGGGGGCCTGGCCGCGGCGGTCTACGGCGAGCCCGGCGAGGGCCTGCTGCGCATCGGCATCACCGGCACCTCCGGCAAGACCACCACCTCGTATCTCATCGAGGGGGGCCTGCGGGCGGCCCGCAACGGCGCCACCGGCCTGATCGGCACCGTCGAGACCCGGATCGGCGACGAGCGGATCAAGAGCGAGCGCACCACCCCCGAGGCCACCGACCTGCAGGCGCTGTTCGCGGTGATGCGCGAGCGCGGCGTGGAGTCGGTGGTGATGGAGGTCTCCAGCCACGCGCTGGTGCTCGGCCGGGTCGACGGCGCGGTCTTCGACGTGGCCGTCTTCACCAACCTCAGCCCCGAGCACATGGAGTTCCACTCGGGCATGGAGGACTACTTCCAGGCCAAGGCGCAGCTGTTCACCCCGCGCCGCAGCCGGCTGGGGGTGGTGAACCTGGACGACGCGTACGGCCGCCGGCTGGTCGCCGAGGCCGGGGTGCCGCTGGTGACGTTCTCCGCCGAGGGCCGGCTGGACGCCGACTGGCGGGCCGAGGACGTCGAGGCCGGGCCGCTGGACAGCCGCTTCACCGTGCTCGGCCCCAAGGGCGAGCGGGTGCGGGCGGTGGCGCCGCTGCCCGGACCGTTCAACGTCGCCAACACCCTCGCCGCGATCGCCGCGCTGGCCGCGGCCGGCCTGGACCCGCAGGCGGCCGCGGACGGCATCGCCGAGGTGCCGGGGGTGCCGGGCCGGCTGGAGCGGGTGGACGCCGGACAGCCGTACCTGGCCGTGGTGGACTACGCGCACAAGACCGACGCGGTCGAGTCGGTGCTGCGCGCCCTGCGCACCACCACCCGCGGCCGGGTGCACGCCGTGCTGGGCTGCGGCGGCGACCGGGACCGCACCAAGCGCGGGCCGATGGGCGCCGCGCTCGCCCGGCTCGCCGACACCGCCGTCCTCACCTCCGACAACCCGCGCTCGGAGGACCCGCTGGCGATCCTCGCCGCGATGCTCCAGGGCGCGGTGGAGGTGCCGCCCGCCGAACGCGGGCACGTCGTCGTCGAGCCCGACCGGGCCGCCGCCGTCGCCGCCGCCGTCGCCCGCGCGCGGCCCGGTGACGTCGTGCTGGTCGCCGGGAAGGGCCATGAGCAGGGCCAGGACATCGCCGGAGTGGTACGCCCCTTCGACGACCGCGAGGTGCTGCGCGCCGCAATCGAGAAGGACCAGAACCAGCCGTGA